A segment of the Planktothrix serta PCC 8927 genome:
CAAATAAACAGCCTCAAAACCCAATACATCCCGCCCAAGCTCGATTGTTATTGAATCAAGGTCAAGCTGCTGTTTATCGTCGTTATCCGTTTACTATTATCTTAAAGGA
Coding sequences within it:
- a CDS encoding RRXRR domain-containing protein; its protein translation is MSNYVFVIDTNKQPQNPIHPAQARLLLNQGQAAVYRRYPFTIILK